From the Psilocybe cubensis strain MGC-MH-2018 chromosome 6, whole genome shotgun sequence genome, the window ATTGAAAAATTCTCACTTGAAAAGTCGAAGACATTTGCCTGGATGATTATCGCAAGTTCAACAAATGGCACAAATCAACTTGTTACTGTGTCGGAGTTTAAATATTTGTACTGTGGGAATGCCGATATGATCCGCAGAAAGCTCAACTTCATTGCTGGGGTTCTGATCAATTCTAGAGACCTCATTCTTCAAAATGAGCTCATCCCACGTATAGCCTACAAGGACATTTCATGAATTCCAATAAACTTATGAATATTCTCTCTAAAGGCATTGCAATAAAGATAGTATTCATCAGAGAAAGTGATTAGCATACCTTCTGATGTATTTCTCTACATAGGCTATCATCAATATCTGCTTCTCGAATACCACTATCAACGCTCATTTGTACCAGGGAAAAGAGTTTTGGGCTCTGGTCCTCTGGACAACGCTCCTGAAGCAAAACAGGGGCAGATGTTAATAGGTGCACGCGTATAAATTATTTCAAGATGCGCGGCCAACTGTGAGTCTACTAAAATTAATTGAAGTGAACTTTCTTTCGTTGTTAATCACACTAGGTGTTAATATAATTGCGCTCACGAAGGGGAATCATCAAAGTCTATCTTATACCAACAGGATATATGGCAAAGTTGGTTAGATTATTAGATATCCTGTAAACATTGCCACTCACAAGGTGTGAATGGTATCGGCCTCCTCAAGCTCCGGAATCGGTCGCAGCGGCGACGAGTATATGGCACAGCATATAATGGATGGTCCATTCTGATCAAAATAATATGCGAAATGGTCGCCCGACTACGACGCCGCTGTTACCAATGGACCATGTTGCCGCTTACATATGCGACACTCGGGCGGCGATGAAGGTCAACAAAGGTCCGTCCCGTTCGTGGTTGAAAGATGGTGATCACGCCGACCGTCCACAATAATAGACGAGACATTGTGTCAAACAATGTTTGTAGAGATAATTATTCTGGCATAGATGAAACCAAAAAATCTGGAATCTGCCGCGTTTCTGTATACGTGGAGGTACAAAACACGGCCAAATGAGAAGTCATGGGGGCTACCTCTGCAGTTTAAACTGGTAGAACGGGAGGCCGCCTCGAGCATCACATGAAATGCTATGAGAAGTTAGATATTCAATCGACCAGGGTAAGGCTGGTACAAGTGTTGCTACAATAGAAAGAATTTCCGAATCTAAAGTAGTACGCTCACATTGAATTATATAGTCACTTAATAAATCCTTTGAGGTATATTATTAGAGGGTGTCATATTTTGTGCAGGCTCTAAAAATGGTGCCCAGCATTTGCCTAGATTTAAATGTATTCCAGTTTTTGGGGATTTACGCGTGGTTTCGTTGTTACTATTAACTCCAGGGCCCTGGACTTTGCCGCTGGAGCTAACGTCACGCGCAGGCACAAACGTACAAGCAGAGGCGCGTGCTGCCGAATATGGAACTGGATTGAGCCATTCTCCTGTAAAGTTGCGTAAACGACGCAGAAGTCATGATTTCCATGGAAAGTTTGAGAAGGACCCTAGCAGTACGAAAAGTGGTACCCTGAGTGGGCGAGTGCACATGAGAAAGGGCTAGGTGAGATGCGCTACACTGAATATATGCTACTCAAGTGCAGGAACATGCTAAAAATGGATTGAAGTGGCATCATCATGACGGTGGTAAACAACGCCGCCGATGTGTACTTGATTGAAGACTGACGCGGACGGCGCACTGGTGTCGGGCAGTGAGTAAAAGGCCTTGACAATGGGGCAAGATCACAAGACGTATGAAGGGTGAGTAAACTAACCGAGGCCGTCGTGCAGTTCAAGGTCCTTCCGTGTTTCTTTAGTTCGTATTTCCGATTTGTTGGGGTTGGTCTACTCCGGTAACGGGTCTGAAATGAGACGACCAATTGTCCGATGTATGGAAAATGGCTGTGGCATGGGGTTCGAGTTCCGGTTCCTGTTATTAAATTTGTGTTGGTCGTTCAAATGACGGATCCAAGGCGTCTAACAAGCTGATATAAACAACTAATAAAGCACATATATAAGAGGCAAACCAAAACATTCATCCTTCCTTCTATCTTCCATAATCGCTTTGCACCACCCAAACACATTCACCCCCACACCACCGAGAACGATGTCAACATCGAACGCGGGGCACGAGAAATTATTGTCAGTGCCTGAACATCAGCTCTATGCGATGAACTCTGCACATAGCAGCGACTCTTCGTTGCATCGCGTAAAGAACATGCCAGGGTACACCACGCCCGTATTCAAGGGCAAAGAAGAACAACGCGCTCTTGTCGAGGATGACGTCGCCGCAAAGGTGAGCCGGTGGCTGTTGGCTTCAACGCGTAAAACTCCGAACAGCCCCTGACATGGTCActtttcatcaaattcacagGGCTTCATCCCTCGCGAACTCGTCAGCAACGAAGTCAACTGGTTCTACACTAACCTCGGCATCGACGACACATACTTCCAGAATGAATCCCGTGAAGTCATTTCTGACCATATCATTGCGTTGTTTGGAGCGAAAATCATGGCATTCACCAAGCATGATCCGAGCAAGCTCGTAATTGACCTCGAGAGGATTGATGAACAGGGAAACGGGGCGACTTTCATCCATACCAGTCCCCCTGGACTGACCACCACCGAGGGTCCAGGCGCGACTTGCGAAACAAGGTGAGCCAGATGTTTGCATTCGAAACCCTATCCGCAAGAGTGATTCATCGCTTCAACCATTTACCTCTTTTCTCATTCTATTCTTGCGAAATTAACAAATTTGAATATAGAATCGATGATCTATTCTTGAATAACTCCACACCTCAGAATGCCTACAGGTTGGAAACCTTTCGCTCGACAGGTTCAATCTCGGCCACTGCTTCCCAACAGCTTCGATGCTATTTCGTAACCAAATGCCACTTCCCAAACAAACCTCAAGCATCCTCAAATGGGAAGACAGATATCCGTGCTGTATCTGATTCGGCGTTCCTTGACAGAGCAACGAAGAACACTTTGGATATATACCAACAGGTATGGTCTATTTGTGTCTCAACATTTGATTCTAGTTAACGCGTTTTTTGCCACTCTAGGTGATGTGGAATGTAGAGAAACGACATGGCCCAGTTCTAGAAGTATTTGAGGTTGAAGGCACGCGCgaaagaagattggtaatTGGCTATAAGATGGGAGGAACATCGGGTTTTTTCAGGTAGGTATTCCCTCAGCTATGCAGCAAAGCGGAGTCGACGATTCTAAACACATTCATTGTTAGTGCCCTATCCAATCTTTATCACTTTTACTCCCTGTACTCGTCCCGAAAATACGTCGGTAAGGTATCTGTTTGTTGCTCAAGAATCCGGCAACTCAATGCCTTTCAGAGCAATTCGCAAACGGAATCACGATCATTTCGCTGTATCTCAACCCACTTCCGGATTCAAACGCTCCCCCAATCGAGCATTCCATCTTTCAAGTTCTGAAAGAAGCTTCTCTACTTTTCTGCCTTCCGGATAACCCCTTCTTTTTACCAAAGTCTCTGGGAAGCAATGCCGTCCAAGAAGCAACATACGCTTGTATGCATATTTTTTCAAGATTATCACCGTACGCTCATTATACAACTCATAGATTGTGGCTGGATTTTTGCGCAACATTTCTGCAACCGCCTTGGGCCAGCCTATCTTCAGCTCAAAAACGTATTGAACGAAAATGATCCCGCCCATGCCGAGGTTTTGAACGATATCAAGAGGAGATTTAGGGAAGAGACCTTCACTCGAGAGAGCATTGCCCAGGTTATCCATGCTCACCCTGACCTGGTATGCATTTTATTGCGTTCCTTCTCAACATCCGATGCTCAGTTTTGGTATTCAGATCCGCTTACTCTATGTGAACTTTGCGATGACACATTATCCTCCCTCCGATGACGCCTCGAAATTGATGTAAGAGATTCAGTCCCCTTTGCATGCTAGTATACTCAGCTTGACTTCTAGGCCAACTCTTTCTTACCAACGCCTCCAAAATGTACAACCACTCACCGATGCGGAGTTGTACGACAAGATCCGGCGAACTGTGCCCAACAAGCATGAATTGCAAGTCCTGGAGAGCTTTTTGATATTCAACAAGTCAGTGTCTCGTCTGATTATCAACTATTGTTTACTCACTTTTCTCCTGGGCAGACATGTGTTAAAAACCAACTTTTACCAACCGACGAAGGTCGCTCTATCTTTCCGCCTCCAACCAGACTTTTTGCCTGAGGTCGAATACCCGAGGAAGCCATACGGCATGTTCATCGTTATCGGTAATTCGTTGAGCTTTCTCTATGGTATTGTTTCCATAACAGTTGGCATTCATAGGTAATGATTTCAGAGGCTTCCACATCCGCTTCCGCGATGTTGCCCGTGGCGGTATCCGCATTGTGATGTCAAGAAATAAAGAGTACGTTCTTCCAGTACAGTATGCATTCTTACTTTCTGATCCATTCATTGTACAGGAACTATTCGATTAATCAGAGGATGCTGTTAGTTCCATCAAGACCTGTCTTAATTTGACGTACTAAATTGTGATACTATAGATTCGATGAGAACTACAACTTGGCGTCTACACAATCCTTGAAAAATAAGGACATTCCTGAAGGTGGCGCCAAGGGCACTATATTGCCTTCGTGTGTTGCCTTTCGCTATATTTGCTTTTGATTGATCTTGACCTTTACTTAGACTGGGTGCTAAACCCCGCCGGTGCTTCGAGAAATATGTCGATGTTCGTGCTGCCATTCTATTTCTACTGTGCATATTTTCACACCATAGTTCCGATCTTGTAGGCCATCATTGACCTCCTTATTCCTGGACAAACACCTGGCATCAAGGAGCCCTTGGTGGATCTATATGGAAAGCCAGAGCTGCTGTTCTTTGGCCCTGATGAGGGAACAGCTGATATGATGGACTGGGCGGCTTGTACGCAACTATTCTTGGACTCTTTATGCGTTCTAATCATTATGTTTACTCTATCTAGTACACGCCCGCCAGCGCGGCGCAGAGACATGGTGGAAATCGTTCACTACTGGCAAAAGTGCAGAGACACTGGGAGGTGTTCCTCATGACACTTATGGAATGACCTCTCTGTCAATTAGGCAGTATGTTTTGGGATTGTACAAGCAACTTGGTCTCAGGGAGAAAGATATCACTAAGGTGCAAACCGGTGGGCCAGGTGCGTTTATTGGTGTTTCGTTTGCTGTATTTAGATTGATTTTCTACGCCTCCCAGATGGTGATCTTGGTTCAAGTAAGTTGGCGTCACAATTACAATACTGATATGGTTTCTCATTAGTTTTACTTTCTAGATGAGATTCTTCTCTCTTCCGACAAGACTGTGGCTGTCATTGACGGCAGTGGTGTTCTTGCTGACCCTGCTGGCATTGACCGCGCTGAACTCGTTCGTCTTGCTAAGCTTCGTGTGCCCGTCTCGAATTTCGATACTTCCAAATTAAGCAAGGATGGCTATCTTGTCAAAGTCGAAGACCAAGATATAAAGTTACCTTGTAAGTGGTATGCTCTTGGGTTTTGTAATATaactcatttttttttctcagcTGGAGAGGTCGTACTTGATGGCACTGATTTTAGAAATGGTGCGCATCTGAGATTCAAGGCTGATTTGTTCGTGCCTTGTGGTGGACGGTAAGCCATTGCCTTCAAATCTAGTATGAAATCACGTTTCATTGTTAATTTTATCATAGGCCGGAAGCTGTCAACATCTCGAATATGGCTGCTCTCATCGATGCCGACGGAAAACCCCATTTCAAGTATATTGTTGAAGGAGCCAACCTGTTTTTGACTCAACAAGCACGTTTGCATCTCGAGAAGAGAAAGGTCATTCTTTTCAAAGATTCGAGTACGAATAAAGGTATATGCGCGCCACTTCTTCCTCGATGCGCCGCTAACATACAATACAGGCGGTGTAACAAGTTCTTCCCTCGAAGTTCTGGCGGGCCTTGCACTCTCAACGCAAGAATACACAGACCTGATGATCTTCAAGGATGGCAAACCCAGTTCATTCTACCAGAGCTACGTCAAAGATATCCAGACGAAGATCTCGGAGAATGCTGCAGCAGAATTCCATTGCATTTGGAAAGAGCATTCGCGTCTTCAAGGAACCAAAACACGAACAGCGATCTCGGACGAACTCTCACAGACACTCAACAATCTGCAGGCTGAACTCGAAAGCTCGGACTTGTATGACGACATTCCAAGTCGCCTTGGAGTCATGAGGAGGGCAATTCCGAAGACGCTGGTGGAACAGGTTGGACTGGAGACATTGTTGAAGAGATTGCCTGAAGCCTACCAGCGCGCCCTGTTTTCAAGCTGGGTAGCTTCTCACTTCGTAAGTTTTTGTCTTGTCTACGACCTCTTCGTATTGCTGATAATACTTCAACAGATCTATAAATACGGCGTCAACGGGTCGAGCGTCGACTTCTTCCATTTCGCAAGAGACCTCGCCCACACGCAGTAGATCTCTTAACCAGTGTAGGGAAAGTAAACTATACTGtcgtcttcctccacttTACCCCTCCCTAATACCAACCTCGGCCTCTAAAAGTTTTCAATTTCTTTTGATTGGTATATAATAATCAGGCAACAATGGACAGTGTTTTGTGAAGTCAAACA encodes:
- a CDS encoding NAD-specific glutamate dehydrogenase — protein: MSTSNAGHEKLLSVPEHQLYAMNSAHSSDSSLHRVKNMPGYTTPVFKGKEEQRALVEDDVAAKGFIPRELVSNEVNWFYTNLGIDDTYFQNESREVISDHIIALFGAKIMAFTKHDPSKLVIDLERIDEQGNGATFIHTSPPGLTTTEGPGATCETRIDDLFLNNSTPQNAYRLETFRSTGSISATASQQLRCYFVTKCHFPNKPQASSNGKTDIRAVSDSAFLDRATKNTLDIYQQVMWNVEKRHGPVLEVFEVEGTRERRLVIGYKMGGTSGFFSALSNLYHFYSLYSSRKYVEQFANGITIISLYLNPLPDSNAPPIEHSIFQVLKEASLLFCLPDNPFFLPKSLGSNAVQEATYAYCGWIFAQHFCNRLGPAYLQLKNVLNENDPAHAEVLNDIKRRFREETFTRESIAQVIHAHPDLIRLLYVNFAMTHYPPSDDASKLMPTLSYQRLQNVQPLTDAELYDKIRRTVPNKHELQVLESFLIFNKHVLKTNFYQPTKVALSFRLQPDFLPEVEYPRKPYGMFIVIGNDFRGFHIRFRDVARGGIRIVMSRNKENYSINQRMLFDENYNLASTQSLKNKDIPEGGAKGTILPSLGAKPRRCFEKYVDAIIDLLIPGQTPGIKEPLVDLYGKPELLFFGPDEGTADMMDWAALHARQRGAETWWKSFTTGKSAETLGGVPHDTYGMTSLSIRQYVLGLYKQLGLREKDITKVQTGGPDGDLGSNEILLSSDKTVAVIDGSGVLADPAGIDRAELVRLAKLRVPVSNFDTSKLSKDGYLVKVEDQDIKLPSGEVVLDGTDFRNGAHLRFKADLFVPCGGRPEAVNISNMAALIDADGKPHFKYIVEGANLFLTQQARLHLEKRKVILFKDSSTNKGGVTSSSLEVLAGLALSTQEYTDLMIFKDGKPSSFYQSYVKDIQTKISENAAAEFHCIWKEHSRLQGTKTRTAISDELSQTLNNLQAELESSDLYDDIPSRLGVMRRAIPKTLVEQVGLETLLKRLPEAYQRALFSSWVASHFIYKYGVNGSSVDFFHFARDLAHTQ